The proteins below come from a single Vibrio natriegens NBRC 15636 = ATCC 14048 = DSM 759 genomic window:
- a CDS encoding DUF3293 domain-containing protein, with protein MIEKNNTNIDASLWNAYANSFFRFETKWNVLSYVVITAWNPYSNLRSKEDNCIINQKLEKRLKHVNYVPVTVGDRTFEWYEESFAAEISIDDAITLANEFQQNAIYYISHDDIYLIVCGDPSNRHKVAKMSERLV; from the coding sequence ATGATAGAAAAAAATAATACGAACATCGACGCATCGTTATGGAATGCTTATGCAAATTCTTTTTTTCGCTTTGAAACGAAATGGAATGTTTTGAGCTATGTTGTGATAACTGCTTGGAACCCTTACAGTAATTTGCGGTCAAAAGAAGATAACTGCATAATTAATCAAAAGCTAGAAAAGCGCCTAAAACACGTTAACTATGTGCCAGTTACTGTAGGTGACCGTACCTTTGAATGGTACGAAGAGAGTTTTGCGGCGGAGATCTCAATAGACGACGCGATTACATTGGCAAACGAGTTTCAGCAGAATGCGATTTATTATATCTCTCATGACGACATCTACCTTATTGTCTGCGGTGATCCGAGCAATCGACACAAAGTAGCTAAAATGAGTGAGCGACTCGTATAA
- a CDS encoding putative 4-hydroxy-4-methyl-2-oxoglutarate aldolase: MNDITPDICDQFEDQVTLLNLPLQNFGQRSAFFGEIVTVRCYHDNSKVREVLGQDGTGKVLIVDGHGSCQKALLGDQLAILGIENGWEGIIVYGAVRDVAQMSQMDIGIQALGTCPFKTEKRGLGEVNVTVTMQNQLVQPKHYVYADWNGVLISKEKLDF; encoded by the coding sequence ATGAACGATATAACACCAGATATATGTGACCAATTTGAAGACCAAGTAACGTTACTGAATCTGCCACTACAGAATTTTGGGCAACGTTCCGCGTTTTTTGGCGAAATTGTCACAGTGCGCTGTTATCACGACAACTCCAAGGTAAGAGAGGTGCTTGGGCAGGACGGCACAGGCAAAGTGTTAATTGTTGATGGCCATGGTTCATGTCAAAAAGCACTGCTCGGTGATCAATTGGCCATCCTTGGTATTGAGAATGGATGGGAAGGTATTATTGTCTATGGTGCGGTGCGTGATGTGGCGCAAATGTCACAAATGGATATTGGCATTCAAGCGCTTGGCACATGTCCGTTTAAAACAGAAAAGCGAGGCCTGGGTGAGGTCAATGTGACAGTAACGATGCAAAATCAGTTAGTGCAGCCGAAGCATTATGTTTATGCAGACTGGAATGGGGTGTTGATCTCAAAAGAGAAACTGGATTTTTAG